One genomic segment of Micromonospora sp. WMMC415 includes these proteins:
- the rpsT gene encoding 30S ribosomal protein S20, producing MANIKSQIKRNRQNEKRRLRNKSVKSSLKTAIRKFHEAAEAGDVDQATVLMREATRKLDKAASKGVIHANQAANRKSAIAKRVASFSA from the coding sequence GTGGCGAACATCAAGTCCCAGATCAAGCGCAACCGGCAGAACGAGAAGCGCCGGCTGCGTAACAAGTCGGTCAAGTCGTCGCTGAAGACCGCCATTCGCAAGTTCCACGAGGCCGCCGAGGCCGGCGACGTCGACCAGGCCACCGTGCTCATGCGGGAGGCCACCCGCAAGCTGGACAAGGCCGCCAGCAAGGGCGTGATCCACGCCAACCAGGCCGCGAACCGCAAGTCCGCCATCGCCAAGCGCGTGGCGTCCTTCTCCGCCTGA